A genome region from Cucumis sativus cultivar 9930 chromosome 4, Cucumber_9930_V3, whole genome shotgun sequence includes the following:
- the LOC101223199 gene encoding G2/mitotic-specific cyclin-2: MAGSDENNPGVIGRANLHGSLRIGGGGGGKLVVGMGQNRRALSSINGNVAAAPPVPHPCAVLKRGLTETEVFLNNKDPPIPIHRPITRKFAAQLANKHQPPVPEVDKKPLQSAVTRKEFSDHHTTIEEDDSMGESAVPMFVQHTEAMLDEIDRMEEVEMEDIEEEPVTDIDSRDKSDQLAVVEYIDDLYAYYRKSEVSGCVSPNYMAQQADINERMRGILIDWLIEVHYKFELMEETLYLTVNLIDRFLAVHSVVRKKLQLVGVTAMLIACKYEEVSVPVVDDLILISDKAYSRKEVLDMEKLMINTLQFNLSVPTPYVFMRRFLKAAQSDRELDLLSFFMVELCLVEYEMLKYRPSLMAAAAVFTAQCTLNGFKEWSKTSEWHTGYSQEQLLECSKLMVGFHKKAGTGKLTGVHRKYCTSKFGYAARSEPAGFLLEERL; encoded by the exons ATGGCTGGATCGGATGAGAACAATCCTGGAGTGATCGGACGGGCAAATCTCCATG GGAGTTTACGAATTGGTGGTGGTGGCGGTGGCAAATTGGTCGTGGGGATGGGTCAAAACCGCAGAGCTTTGAGCAGCATTAATGGAAATGTTGCAGCAGCACCTCCTGTCCCTCATCCCTGTGCAGTCCTGAAAAGAGGCTTAACAGA AACTGAAGTTTTCCTCAACAATAAAGACCCTCCGATTCCAATTCATCGACCCATCACTCG gAAGTTTGCAGCTCAGCTGGCGAATAAGCACCAACCACCTGTGCCTGAGGTAGATAAAAAACCACTGCAATCTGCTGTAACTAGAAAAGAGTTTTCAGATCATCACACCACCATAGAGGAAGATGATTCCATGGGTGAATCAGCAGTTCCAATGTTTGTTCAACACACAGAAGCAATGTTGGACGAAATTGACAGAATG GAGGAGGTGGAAATGGAAGATATAGAAGAAGAACCAGTCACTGACATAGACAGCCGCGATAAAAGTGATCAACTAGCTGTTGTGGAGTACATTGATGACTTGTATGCTTACTATAGGAAATCCGAG GTTTCTGGCTGTGTCTCACCAAACTACATGGCTCAGCAAGCAGATATCAACGAGAGGATGAGAGGGATTCTCATTGACTGGCTAATTGAG GTACACTACAAATTTGAGCTGATGGAGGAGACATTGTACTTAACAGTCAACCTGATTGACAGATTCTTAGCGGTTCACTCAGTTGTGAGAAAGAAACTCCAGCTTGTTGGAGTGACAGCCATGCTTATTGCCTGCAAGTATGAAGAGGTTTCTGTTCCTGTTGTGGATGATCTTATTCTCATATCTGACAAGGCCTACAGCCGGAAAGAAGTTCTTGACATG GAGAAGTTGATGATCAATACTTTACAGTTCAATCTGTCTGTTCCAACTCCTTATGTCTTCATGAGGAGGTTTCTCAAAGCTGCACAATCTGATAGAGAG CTGGACctcctctctttcttcatGGTGGAGCTCTGTCTAGTAGAATATGAAATGCTGAAGTATAGACCTTCATTAATGGCTGCTGCTGCAGTCTTCACTGCTCAATGCACATTGAATGGCTTCAAAGAATGGAGCAAAACCAGTGAGTGGCACACTGGGTATTCACAAGAACAACTTCT GGAATGTTCAAAGCTGATGGTGGGGTTTCATAAGAAAGCAGGGACAGGGAAATTGACAGGAGTTCACAGGAAGTATTGCACATCAAAGTTTGGATATGCTGCTAGAAGTGAGCCAGCAGGCTTTCTATTGGAAGAAAGATTGTGA